GGGGGCGGGCGGCGCGATCAGGCCCGCGTCTGCACGTCCGCCCGCCGCAGCAGTCCGGCCATCACCAGCCCGACGGCCACCAGGACGACGACGGAGCCACCGACCGCCCGCACGAAACCGTCGTCACCGCCGGCCACCACCGCGGTGGCGGCCACGGCCCCGAGGACGGCCACACCGAAGCCGCCGCCCAGGTCGTAGGCGATCTCCTCGAGGGCCGCCGCCCCACCCACCTCGTGCTCACCGGCCGAGGAGATGATCAGGTCGTTGGCCGCGACGGCCACCACCTCGACACTGAACCCGACCACACCGGTGCAGATCCCGAAGACGACGAACGACTCGGCCCCGCCGAGGGCGACGACAGGCACCAGGGCCAACCCGGCGACGACCAGTCCCCCGGAGATCGTCCGGCGGTGACCCAGCCGGCGCAGCAGCCAGGGCGAGCAGAACCCGCCGGCCATCGTGGCCAGCGCCAGGGGCAGCAGCATCAGGGCGGCGGTGAACGCGGCCAGGCCCCGGCTGAGCTGCAGGTGCTGGGCGAACTGCAGATCGAGCCCGACGATCGCGAACATGGCCAGGAAGATCGCCACCAGCGCCGCCGAGAAGGACCGGTCCGCGAAGAGCCCCAGGTCCAGGGTGGGCTGCACGCCGGCGGCCATGGCCGCCCGCTGCCGGCGCAGGAACGCGACCACCAGGCCGGCCGAGACCACCGCGCTGACCGCGCTGACCAGCACGGCGTGGTCGGCCAGCTCGTTCGCGGCCAGACAGGCGGCCAGCACGGCCCCGACGGCCAGCAGCTGGCTGACCAGATCGAAGCGGGCCGGTCGGTCCGACCGGGACTCCCTCGTCCAGGCCAGCGCGGCGACGATCACCACCGCGCAGACCGGGACGTTGACCAGGAACACCGATCCCCACCAGAAGTGCTCGACCAGGAAGCCACCGATCACCGGGCCCGCCGCCGCCGCCCCGGCCGAGGTCA
This genomic stretch from Nakamurella flava harbors:
- a CDS encoding MFS transporter; this translates as MTAASPSPSVKRPARPALVLATVCAALGIISIDVTVLHVAAPSIQRALDPTPGELLWIIDVFPFVVAPLLLSAGVLGDRFGRRLFLVVGLAVFGLASGWAAFAGDPTTLILARAVSAVGGSMAMPSTMSMIRVAYPDRATRVRAVAIWSMTSAGAAAAGPVIGGFLVEHFWWGSVFLVNVPVCAVVIVAALAWTRESRSDRPARFDLVSQLLAVGAVLAACLAANELADHAVLVSAVSAVVSAGLVVAFLRRQRAAMAAGVQPTLDLGLFADRSFSAALVAIFLAMFAIVGLDLQFAQHLQLSRGLAAFTAALMLLPLALATMAGGFCSPWLLRRLGHRRTISGGLVVAGLALVPVVALGGAESFVVFGICTGVVGFSVEVVAVAANDLIISSAGEHEVGGAAALEEIAYDLGGGFGVAVLGAVAATAVVAGGDDGFVRAVGGSVVVLVAVGLVMAGLLRRADVQTRA